In Daphnia pulex isolate KAP4 chromosome 7, ASM2113471v1, one genomic interval encodes:
- the LOC124197847 gene encoding uncharacterized protein LOC124197847 — MAGSISSVSSSDSAKLRRAALNSVKSDSENALSIPMGGASSILSPSRRSRRSDSRGRSRSRDGRSRGRKRSRSYSRSRSHSNSRSVSSSSRSPSSEKSRKDGDDSSGSAGVANVSMVPRSRVREIRKWMKEGIESKEATTLRASYKPAFEGDFELMAPNLDQSMVRKWLRLVNNDPNSSSIKLKDFWEKQLLGLQREVKDALEPLIFMLNSMPSGCDAELPMTTAIRMVCHVFSHLSKMRRSNAMRHVAPKYSTMLIDPLLFYTRDHRNLFGEKFINALEKEAAADVKLDKIGRAGGQNFSHGGHNNFQNRRGDGRSGGGANFKSGGGGYNWNWNKQQYSGKGKQYSNQQSGSYNNKKRPFQKNGNN, encoded by the exons ATGGCGGGTAGTATTTCTAGTGTTTCTTCTTCCGATTCGGCTAAGTTAAGGCGTGCTGCTCTAAATTCAGTGAAAAGTGACTCAGAAAACGCTTTATCGATTCCGATGGGTGGCGCTTCTTCAATTCTTTCGCCGAGTCGCCGTTCTCGTCGTAGTGATTCGCGTGGTCGTAGCCGCTCTCGTGATGGCCGCTCACGTGGTCGTAAGCGTTCTCGCTCCTATTCGCGTTCCAGATCTCACTCCAACTCTAGAAGTGTCTCGTCTAGTTCTCGTTCACCTTCTTCCGAGAAATCTCGCAAGGATGGCGACGATTCGAGCGGATCTGCGGGTGTAGCCAATGTGTCTATGGTTCCTCGTTCACGTGTTCGTGAGATTCGCAAATGGATGAAGGAGGGCATCGAGTCCAAGGAGGCTACTACTCTGCGTGCTTCTTACAAGCCAGCTTTTGAAGGAGATTTTGAGTTGATGGCTCCCAATTTAGATCAGTCCATGGTGCGTAAATGGCTTCGTTTGGTCAACAACGACCCTAATTCGTCCTCAATTAAGTTGAAAGACTTTTGGGAGAAGCAGCTTCTTGGACTGCAAAGAGAAGTGAAAGACGCGTTGGAGCCTCTCATTTTCATGCTCAATTCGATGCCGAGTGGCTGTGACGCTGAGTTACCGATGACGACGGCTATTCGTATGGTGTGCCACGTGTTTTCTCATCTCTCCAAGATGCGTCGGTCGAATGCTATGCGCCATGTTGCCCCCAAGTATTCCACTATGCTGATTGATCCACTTCTTTTCTATACACGCGATCATCGTAATCTCTTTGGCGAGAAATTTATTAATGCCTTGGAAAAagaggctgctgctgatgtcaAGTTGGACAAAATTGGACGCGCTGGCGGTCAGAATTTTAGCCATGGAGGCCATAACAATTTCCAAAATCGCAGAGGCGACGGTCGTTCAGGCGGTGGCGCCAATTTCAAGTCTGGTGGCGGCGGTTACAACTGGAACTGGAACAAGCAGCAGTATTCCGGCAAAGGGAAGCAGTACAGCAATCAGCAGTCTGGATCCTACAATAACAA GAAACGTCCGTTCCAGAAGAATGGCAACAATTAA